In Nitrosococcus oceani ATCC 19707, the following proteins share a genomic window:
- a CDS encoding glycosyltransferase family 9 protein, which translates to MRSPPRKGILVIQPLPGIGDMIWHLPALHAIAAASLEGCVTVLTKPRSQADRLLKADPSIQQVLWLERNPGQHDGLLGLGRLVKLLRRQHLRQVWVLHGSSRYALSCWLAGIPERIGYGRGLQRYFLNHSARLPLAQTRGHPIELAARLLKLTHIPSIEEEPRLVIDSLAQRIVASRYQTLPQPWIALGIGSSEPYKQWGEANFIQLARHLGEGGGSILVIGGAGEQGMGQCISAQVSQWGIPAGEALTLPLEETAALLAKCTLYVGNDTGVLNMAAAVGTPAWGLFGASPPLHHSRYIHCLVPPPGGTGMEAITPAYVAAELRNSGVVHGGFA; encoded by the coding sequence ATGCGATCCCCACCCCGTAAAGGTATTTTGGTCATCCAACCGCTGCCTGGGATTGGCGATATGATTTGGCATCTGCCCGCCCTTCATGCTATTGCCGCGGCTTCACTGGAGGGCTGCGTGACGGTGTTAACCAAGCCTCGCAGTCAGGCGGATCGCTTACTTAAGGCAGACCCCTCTATTCAGCAGGTGCTCTGGCTGGAGCGTAATCCCGGCCAGCATGATGGCTTGCTGGGTCTGGGGCGTTTGGTAAAGCTTTTGCGACGACAGCATCTCCGTCAAGTATGGGTATTACATGGAAGCTCGCGTTATGCTCTTAGCTGTTGGCTGGCTGGAATCCCTGAACGGATTGGCTATGGACGCGGGCTGCAAAGATATTTTCTCAATCATTCAGCCAGGTTGCCGCTGGCCCAAACCCGCGGCCATCCTATAGAGTTAGCGGCTCGCTTGCTGAAACTCACTCATATCCCCTCCATAGAGGAAGAGCCCCGCTTGGTGATTGATTCCTTGGCGCAACGGATAGTGGCTAGCCGCTACCAAACGCTTCCACAGCCGTGGATTGCGCTGGGTATTGGCAGCAGCGAGCCCTATAAACAATGGGGCGAAGCGAATTTTATTCAGTTGGCTCGGCATCTTGGCGAAGGCGGAGGTTCTATTTTGGTAATAGGTGGCGCAGGGGAGCAAGGGATGGGACAGTGCATTAGCGCTCAGGTGAGCCAATGGGGAATCCCTGCGGGAGAGGCGCTTACCCTACCCTTGGAGGAGACAGCCGCCTTACTGGCAAAGTGTACCCTGTATGTAGGTAATGATACCGGGGTATTGAATATGGCGGCAGCTGTGGGGACGCCCGCCTGGGGGTTGTTCGGGGCTTCGCCTCCCTTGCATCATTCCCGCTATATCCATTGCCTTGTCCCTCCACCAGGAGGTACCGGCATGGAAGCTATTACCCCCGCCTATGTGGCGGCTGAATTGCGTAACAGCGGAGTAGTGCATGGTGGTTTTGCATAG
- a CDS encoding O-antigen ligase family protein, giving the protein MVVLHRRLQHAFFSWGWLLPTVLPIAQVLGRAVFSILIVLYVLWGTLSLYGQQKSIERPVLGLFIGLLLAFLMSVPGAEDLGRAWHKWLKYLVYSMSFVFTLVALQQGQENFEHLCRAFALAGVGLLVVLYLHLAYVLWSSAEFDPAQQLKEDNLPFLLPFLLHGLLQAEFRKYRILLGVALLSSVLFYTVLSEGRAALLALTVALVCYGALVMGWRLRSLLLPAMLATVALIGMMTVIHVESPEKDKETWTEIVDRISSGRTVLWRQAFVYPPESVITGAGMGNARYAEEALTIGEQGQVRHFHNLFIDAWYETGLLGLAAMTGWLLFMLFRAWRDWRKSAAENRQQIGLLLSASAAILTAAQLGPSYASSLVSVYLMVIFAALTDCHGKIQKTLFTLGKQ; this is encoded by the coding sequence ATGGTGGTTTTGCATAGACGGTTACAGCACGCTTTTTTTTCTTGGGGGTGGTTATTGCCTACCGTGTTGCCTATTGCTCAGGTATTAGGAAGGGCAGTATTTAGCATTTTGATCGTACTTTATGTTTTATGGGGAACGCTTAGTTTATATGGCCAGCAAAAAAGTATAGAACGCCCCGTATTAGGATTATTTATCGGCCTGCTGTTGGCTTTTCTCATGAGCGTTCCGGGAGCTGAGGATCTGGGAAGGGCATGGCACAAATGGCTTAAATATCTAGTCTACTCCATGAGTTTCGTCTTCACCCTGGTGGCTTTGCAGCAAGGGCAAGAGAACTTTGAGCATCTTTGTCGAGCTTTTGCCCTGGCGGGGGTAGGGTTATTGGTGGTGCTTTACTTGCATTTAGCCTATGTGTTGTGGAGCAGTGCAGAATTCGATCCTGCCCAGCAACTTAAGGAAGATAATCTTCCATTTTTGCTGCCCTTTCTCCTCCATGGGCTGTTGCAGGCAGAGTTTAGAAAATACCGCATTTTGCTGGGCGTTGCTTTATTGTCGAGCGTATTATTTTATACCGTGCTGTCCGAAGGCAGGGCAGCGTTATTAGCACTAACGGTTGCGTTGGTATGCTATGGAGCGCTAGTAATGGGATGGCGCCTGAGGAGTTTGTTATTGCCAGCAATGTTAGCGACCGTTGCACTTATAGGCATGATGACCGTGATCCATGTGGAGTCTCCAGAGAAGGATAAAGAAACATGGACTGAGATTGTGGACCGGATCAGCAGTGGGCGGACGGTGCTTTGGCGTCAGGCGTTTGTTTACCCGCCTGAATCAGTGATAACCGGGGCAGGAATGGGCAATGCCCGTTATGCTGAGGAGGCATTGACTATAGGCGAGCAGGGACAAGTCCGCCATTTTCATAATTTGTTTATCGATGCTTGGTATGAAACGGGTCTACTTGGCCTGGCTGCAATGACGGGATGGCTGTTATTTATGCTATTCAGAGCGTGGCGGGATTGGCGAAAATCAGCCGCTGAGAACCGGCAGCAGATCGGGTTGCTGCTCTCTGCTAGCGCGGCTATTCTTACCGCTGCCCAGCTGGGGCCATCCTATGCTTCCAGTTTGGTCAGCGTGTACCTGATGGTAATTTTTGCCGCGTTAACGGACTGCCATGGAAAAATACAAAAGACATTGTTTACGCTGGGGAAGCAATAA